The nucleotide window GATCGGTCCACGACACCGTCTCACCCCTGCGTGAATATCCCTGAGCGCCAGAACAGCGTTCAATTCGACTCGATCATCATCGTCCGGACATCCCCCGGTCAGTCCTCTCCTTTCGCCTCCCTCGCGGAGTCTGAGGGTATATAGATCGCGGTCGATCGGGTCCCCCAGTGACACGACAGGAAGACAGGGGAGAGAAACCTCGTCCCGGGCGACGCAGTCTCGAACGTAACGCACGCTCCAGCCGAAGGAAGGATGGCGGACGTAGACAGTGTAGTGTACACGACCACCGAGCGCAAGGTTCGCAAAGTGAAGAAGACGACCAAACGCAGGGAGAGCCACGATCAGAACGCCGAGGTCACGATCACCGAGGTCGACAGCACGCAGAACAACCACCACGCCATCGAAGAGTATGTGCTGGCTGCAGATGTGCCGGGAATCAGCCCCCGTTCGTTGTTTTGCCCCGAGCTTTCCGTTCCGCGATCGCCGCCGAccacgccgacgccgacgccgcggAATCGCGCCTCGCCCGCCACCCGAACGATCGCGATTCTCCCACGATCGTCGAGCACGATCTTGACACCGTCCCCTCGTGAAACTCTGGTGCGATAGTTCCCTCTCGCCGAGCCGGCGTTGCCGGGGATCGTTCCGGGGGTTCGGCGCGTAGGAGTACATTTCCTCGAAAACCACGCTCGGAATCGATGTTCCCTCTCGCCAACGATGAAAACAAGCTGGACAGCTCGCTGGGAGAGGTCCGCTCGCAAGCGGCGACCTACTTTCTTCGAGAGAGAATCTTCTCGCTGCCCTCGATGGTTTTCCTCCGTTTTGCCCCGGTTTTCGAGCGTAGTAACTCGAAAATCTCGTTCTCGCTTGGGTTCGTTACATAGGAGAGTCTCAGAATACTCCTCGATCGTTCAGTAAGTCGATTCAAGCGGCCAGAGGATCTCGAGTATCCCGATTCCCGGGATTTCGCGGATCCAGAGGGTGGTGGGCTAGTTCCGACAGACGCTCCCCTCTCACAGGAGCCGAGAATTTCGCGATAGAATCTCGCCGGTTTTTTGAAATTCGTCTCGCAACGAATACATAGCCTCACGTCTCACAGAGTAGAATCTATGATAATGCTCCCTTACAAAAAATACTCAGCCAGCACATACAACAGCACTCAATCAAGGTACATATTTACCAGAAAATCCATCGAGAACACTCTACAGCACGTAAGAGAATACAGAGATGAAAATGAAAGAGAGAGATCGCGAGGAGCTTTCCGTGTACCGACGGGAAAGAATAAAGAGTAGAGAAAGTCCGTGTACGAGAGACGCTGTGAGAGGAGCGTGATCAAAATGTTTCTCGCCGCACGATCGTGTCGATCATCGCGTCGTATGCCGcgtctttcttttatttttattttcataaccAGTTGCTGAGAATCGTCGCTGAAGAGCCGCACCGAATGTGCACGCCCGTCGCATCGTGATAACGATTCGATTTTGTAACTAATCCAATTGGGGAGCGGGTCTATGGGGTTTGCAAATGGAATCCCCTCTCTGAACTGTACGACCTTTCGTTTGCTTCTCTTTTCCAGTTGATTTTCAGTGGCGAGTACACGAAGGCGATGAACAAGGACTGGCACAGCGGCCACTTCTGCTGCTGGCAGTGCGACGAGTCTCTGACCGGGCAGCGCTACGTGCTCAGGGACGAGCATCCCTACTGCATCAAGTGCTACGAGAGCGTTTTCGCGAATGGCTGCGAGGAGTGCAACAAAATCATCGGTATCGACTCCAAGGTACGCGTCGCATCGATATCGCCGCGATAAAGCGTCGATCGGCTCAACCTCGATCGTCCTAACATTTTTCCTCCTCGTAAGATACGCCTTATCGCGTGACAAATTGATTGCCTCATTAATTGACGAGCGAACTCGCTCGTACTCGCCTGCATCATCGTTCGATCCCTCGATTTCCGGTTTATTCGTTCGCGTGGATACTTGAATAATTGGCGTGTGAGAGGGTAAGGTTTAGAACTTGAACCCTGAGTTATTTTTATGATATCGAGGCTGTTCGAACGAGGCgccaaatctatataaaagtttatttcgTTCAGTTATTTCAAGTATCCACAGGTTGCAACGTTAAGATCCGAAGAAATCTTCCTCGAAACTCGATGCTCGAAATCGCAGACCGTGTTTTATCGAAGCGTTCCACTGTCGCCGTTGTTTTCCGATAGCGTTTCTGCGTCGCGAGGCACGTGCTCGGAGACGGAGTTTGCCGAGTTCCGCGCAAAAATCGGTAATTATCGGTTCGTGTATAATCACGGGACGAGGCGGCGATACGCGAGCGGCGGCATGGGCGTTGACTTACTCATTCCTAGAAATAGAAGCGATGATGCAGGTGCCGCCGGCCGTATCGGCTTCGAGAGCTTATTTCCGTTTCTCGGCCGTTCGCCGTTCTTCTTCCTCCCACCTCTGGCCGGCGATTCGGCAAAATCGGATCCGAAACATTCCTGCCATCCCGTCGGCGCGTTCTGCCAGCGGAAGTCGTTACCAGAACAAACGCGCGCGCTCCCCACGAGCGAGAAACGCGTCGGCGAGCCGAGAGAACCGCGCTCGACGCTGCGACGCACGAGATCCTTAGAGGTCGACTCCGATCGCGATGATAATCGATCCAGAAATGGCGATCGCGCGATCTCGAAGCGCGATCTAATGAAACTCGACGCGTGTTTGCGCCGCGGCGCGTCACTCGCGGAAGCCGAGTGCATTTCGGACTTCGGATGCACTAATCGACGGCAAACAACGAAGAATCCTCGTGTTTGCGTCGCGTCGAGAGTCGTCCTCCGTTTTCTTAACGACGCGGACCTCGTCGGAGGAAACCTTGCGCGTCTGTCAATATTTTCCTCGCGACGGAGTCCGCGTGAATTCTCAGGCGTTCCTCTAGCGGACGGATCCCTCGCGTGCGCTCGAACTGATGATGGACTCGCCGGTCTGTTTTCAGGATTTGTCGTACAAGGACAAGCACTGGCACGAGGCCTGCTTCCTCTGCAACAGGTGCAGAGTGTCCTTGGTGGACAAACAGTTCGGTAGCAAGGTGGACAAGATCTACTGCGGCAACTGCTACGACGCCCAGTTCGCCAGCCGCTGCGATGGATGCGGAGAGATCTTCCGTGCTGGTACGTAATCCGTCATCTTCCACAGGATTTATCGAACGACCTTCTACGATCCTTGCCGATCGTTGGGTCAAACTTCTTAAATATTAGCGATCGAATTAGAATTTGAAATGGATGAAAAATAGTGCGATGATCATCGGATCTTTCGTATTTTCGTGGCTCCATTTttatactataaaatttcaagttGAATGCTggaggaaaatgaattttccgtATTTTCACGGTTCTATGATTATTATAGTGTAAAATGTCAAGTTGAATGGCAAGGCAACACCGTTAAACCCTCGTACAAGCCTCGGAGCTACCCGATCGGCGACGAATCCCGAACAATGATTCACGATCGCGAGCGGGCGGAGGCCGGCCATAGATCTTGCATTCGGCGCTTCTTATTAAGGCAATCGAGTCAAGGCTGTGGCTCCGAGCCGGTACCAATTATCGCGACTCGTTCCGAAATGGAAATACGGCGAGCACACCTACGACTCTAATCCGAAATGAACAGCTAGTTAAGGAAAAAGGGAGAACGAACGGCCAGGAATCGTACGCGAATCGCGATAAGATACGGATTTACGACTCTGACACCGTTTCGAACACAGCGGCGACTCGTGAAAAACTTTTCGGGGCAGAGGGAATCGTAAAAGTTCATTTTATCGCTTGGAATAAGGTCGAGGAGTACCGTCGAGTTCAACCCTTCGCGTGCGATGATGCTTCGGAATACACAAAACTCGGCAGatagctaaattatacatcaatcgcGTAgacaatagaaaaagaaattaaatcatttcagtaTTCGAATCATTCGttcgacttagtcttccaaatacgaaaatctCGTCTCGAAGTGTCTTAAAagctttgaatattcgaaatgatcttgaaaataaatagctttcacttgaatactataattcacttgattacttctaaagaaactgaaaatgatctattgttacaatttttctatacattacgtattaatcgtattaaatgctcgatgtGCTCAATATTATCAGTAAGAATAATCGTTTACTCTGCTCTCTACATACTAACTATCTTTTAAAATCCATTTCAAATAAGATACCATAGTAATACAGAGTCCGTACTacaatgagtgtctgaagaaaccgaaaataatctattgttagaattttattctattctattaaatcctcggtagttctagtgtcaaacgaTCGCGAGGCAGAGCGAATTAATCAAGGATACCAgttaatttcttcaatcttcTCGCACTTCCGTTCTTCGATTCCGAGGGAAGCCTGATTTCCCATAAGTCCCAGATCGAAACGAAACGTCGCGACACCGCGGCGAAAGAACTTGACCGACTAAACAACGAAAGGTCGAATTTCTCGAAGTAGGAAGTCCTCTCGAGGGCGCCCGCTTCCGCGGAGAGGCAGACGCGCCGCGAGCGGGCCCGCAACTCGGTCAAGTACGCTCGGTGTCGTCGCGGGTTTCATCTAGCGAAATCCCGCGGAGGAACGCGCGTTCAGCTGATAATTCCCAAGGAACGTTCGAAACGAGGACCATCGATTCCGCGGGGCGAAGTTCGTGCCTGTGACGGACTGGTTTCGCTTCACGCGACGCGCGTGGGAGTCCCGTCGAATCTTCGGCTGGATAGAGGCCG belongs to Nomia melanderi isolate GNS246 chromosome 12, iyNomMela1, whole genome shotgun sequence and includes:
- the Lmpt gene encoding four and a half LIM domains protein limpet isoform X10, with the translated sequence MADVDSVVYTTTERKVRKVKKTTKRRESHDQNAEVTITEVDSTQNNHHAIEDGEYTKAMNKDWHSGHFCCWQCDESLTGQRYVLRDEHPYCIKCYESVFANGCEECNKIIGIDSKDLSYKDKHWHEACFLCNRCRVSLVDKQFGSKVDKIYCGNCYDAQFASRCDGCGEIFRAGTKKMEYKTRQWHEKCFCCVVCKNPIGTKSFIPREQEIYCAGCYEDKFATRCVKCNKIITSGGVTYKNEPWHRDCFTCSNCNNSLAGQRFTSRDDKPYCADCFGELFAKRCTACSKPITGIGGTRFISFEDRHWHNDCFICAGCKTSLVGRGFITDNEDIICPECAKMKLM